From the genome of Pseudomonas sp. gcc21, one region includes:
- the glyS gene encoding glycine--tRNA ligase subunit beta, giving the protein MMLPLDFLVELGTEELPPKALKRLAESFQEGVEKGLQEAGLSYDSARYFAAPRRLAVFIGQLATQQPDRTNQMDGPPVQAAFDADGNPTKAAQGFARKCGVDVSELDRSGPKLRYVQTIPGQPAHDLLPDIVETALAGLPIPKRMRWSDRKTEFVRPTKWLVMIQGDSMIPGEILAQQAGRTSRGHRFHHPDEVRITTPASYADDLRAAKVIADFGERREFIRQRVEELAAGQNGTAIIPDDLLDEVTALVEWPVPLVCSFEERFLQVPQEALISTMQDNQKYFCLLDANGRLLPRFITVANIESHDATQIISGNEKVVRPRLTDAEFFFRQDQKQPLETHNERLANVVFQAQLGSVYDKACRVSSLARIIAGHIGGEPEKAERAGLLSKCDLSTEMVGEFPELQGIAGYYYAKHDGEAEDVALALNEQYMPRGAGGELPTTLTGSAVALADRLDTLVGIFGIGMLPTGSKDPYALRRAALGVLRILIEKKLELDLHTALETAVTQYGDAVKAQGLVEQVQDFIFDRLRARYEDEGIDVAVYQSVRAVAPSSPLDFDQRVQAVQAFRRLPEAEALAAANKRVANILSKADIAIEPTVDPALLHERAEVDLAKAVQDAERAAEPLARDRQYTGSLESLAALREPVDAFFDQVLVNAEEPAIKANRYALLARLRGLFLGVADISLLG; this is encoded by the coding sequence ATGATGCTGCCGCTTGATTTCCTGGTAGAACTTGGAACCGAAGAACTGCCGCCAAAGGCCTTGAAGCGCCTCGCCGAATCCTTCCAAGAAGGCGTTGAGAAGGGTTTGCAGGAAGCAGGATTGAGCTACGACTCAGCACGGTATTTTGCTGCTCCGCGGCGCCTGGCCGTTTTTATCGGTCAACTGGCCACCCAGCAGCCCGACCGTACCAATCAGATGGACGGCCCACCGGTGCAGGCAGCCTTTGATGCCGATGGCAACCCGACCAAGGCGGCCCAGGGCTTTGCCCGCAAGTGCGGCGTGGACGTGTCTGAACTGGACCGCAGCGGTCCGAAGCTGCGGTATGTGCAGACCATTCCGGGTCAGCCGGCACACGACCTGCTGCCCGATATCGTCGAAACGGCGCTGGCCGGGCTGCCCATTCCGAAGCGGATGCGTTGGTCCGACCGCAAGACCGAGTTTGTGCGACCCACAAAGTGGCTGGTGATGATCCAGGGCGACTCGATGATCCCCGGCGAAATCCTCGCGCAACAGGCAGGCCGGACGTCTCGTGGGCATCGTTTCCATCATCCTGATGAAGTCCGTATCACCACACCTGCAAGCTATGCGGATGATCTGCGGGCGGCAAAGGTTATCGCCGATTTTGGTGAGCGTCGCGAATTCATCCGTCAGCGGGTTGAAGAACTTGCAGCGGGCCAGAACGGTACGGCCATCATCCCGGACGACCTGCTGGATGAGGTGACTGCACTTGTCGAATGGCCCGTGCCGCTGGTCTGCAGCTTCGAGGAACGTTTCCTTCAGGTACCGCAGGAAGCTTTGATTTCAACGATGCAGGACAACCAGAAGTACTTCTGCCTGCTGGATGCCAACGGTCGTCTGCTGCCGCGCTTCATCACCGTCGCCAATATCGAGAGCCATGATGCTACTCAGATTATTTCCGGCAATGAAAAGGTGGTCCGCCCACGTCTGACCGACGCTGAATTCTTCTTCCGTCAGGACCAGAAGCAGCCGCTGGAAACGCATAATGAGCGCCTCGCCAATGTTGTCTTCCAGGCCCAGCTCGGCAGCGTCTACGACAAGGCATGCCGCGTATCCAGTCTGGCCCGGATCATCGCCGGGCATATTGGAGGCGAACCCGAAAAAGCCGAGCGTGCAGGCCTGCTGAGCAAATGCGACCTGTCCACGGAAATGGTCGGCGAGTTTCCCGAACTTCAGGGGATCGCAGGTTATTACTACGCCAAGCATGACGGCGAGGCAGAAGACGTTGCACTGGCGCTCAACGAGCAATACATGCCGCGCGGCGCGGGCGGAGAATTGCCGACCACGCTTACAGGCTCTGCTGTCGCGCTAGCGGACAGGCTGGATACTCTGGTGGGCATCTTCGGCATCGGTATGCTGCCTACCGGCAGCAAGGATCCCTACGCGCTCCGTCGTGCTGCCCTGGGTGTGCTGCGCATCCTGATCGAGAAGAAACTGGAGCTGGATCTGCATACTGCGCTGGAAACGGCCGTCACCCAGTACGGCGATGCGGTGAAGGCGCAGGGTCTGGTCGAGCAGGTCCAGGATTTCATCTTCGACCGGTTGCGTGCCCGGTATGAAGACGAGGGCATCGACGTAGCGGTGTATCAGTCGGTGCGTGCGGTAGCGCCCAGCTCGCCGCTTGATTTCGACCAGCGCGTACAGGCTGTGCAAGCGTTCCGCCGGTTGCCAGAAGCAGAAGCCCTGGCCGCCGCCAACAAGCGCGTAGCCAATATCCTGTCCAAGGCCGACATCGCCATCGAGCCCACTGTCGATCCGGCTTTATTACACGAGCGAGCCGAGGTTGATCTGGCCAAGGCGGTACAGGATGCCGAACGTGCTGCCGAACCACTGGCACGCGATCGCCAGTACACCGGCAGCCTGGAATCGCTTGCCGCGCTGCGTGAGCCGGTCGATGCATTCTTCGATCAGGTTCTGGTCAATGCCGAAGAGCCTGCGATAAAGGCCAACCGTTACGCCTTGCTGGCCCGGCTGCGCGGTCTGTTCCTCGGGGTGGCGGATATTTCGCTGCTGGGTTGA
- a CDS encoding 1-acyl-sn-glycerol-3-phosphate acyltransferase gives MSFLMPLRVILFYLLLSASAGIWGVLMLIVAPFLSPHWRYTLIIGWWSRMAIWLTRHLVGIRYEVIGRENIPDQVGVILANHQSTWETFFLQQVFRPQTQLIKKELLYVPFFGWAFALAKPIAIDRSNGRDSLKQLAKVGGQRLAEGFWILVFPEGTRVLPGTPVKFSRGGTALACTNNVPVVPVAHNAGEFWPKIGWGKRPGTITVKIGPAMYPKGTDPRSIVELNKRAEQWVNDALGETTAR, from the coding sequence ATGTCCTTTTTGATGCCCCTGCGCGTCATTCTGTTCTACCTGCTATTGTCCGCAAGCGCAGGCATCTGGGGTGTATTGATGCTGATCGTCGCGCCCTTTCTGTCGCCTCATTGGCGCTATACGCTGATCATCGGCTGGTGGAGCCGTATGGCAATCTGGCTGACCCGGCATCTTGTCGGGATTCGCTACGAGGTCATCGGCCGGGAAAACATTCCAGATCAGGTTGGCGTGATTCTGGCGAACCACCAGAGCACCTGGGAAACCTTCTTCCTGCAACAGGTGTTTCGTCCGCAAACCCAGTTGATCAAGAAGGAATTACTTTACGTTCCCTTCTTCGGTTGGGCCTTCGCGCTGGCCAAACCTATCGCCATCGACCGCAGCAACGGTCGTGATTCGCTCAAACAGCTCGCCAAGGTAGGCGGGCAGCGGCTGGCGGAAGGTTTCTGGATTCTGGTGTTCCCCGAGGGCACCCGAGTGTTACCCGGCACGCCAGTGAAATTTTCCCGAGGCGGCACTGCGCTGGCCTGCACAAACAACGTGCCGGTAGTACCGGTGGCGCACAACGCCGGCGAATTTTGGCCCAAGATCGGCTGGGGCAAACGACCTGGCACCATAACGGTGAAAATAGGCCCGGCAATGTATCCCAAGGGCACTGATCCCCGTTCCATCGTCGAGTTGAACAAGCGCGCCGAGCAGTGGGTAAACGACGCGCTGGGTGAAACCACCGCTCGCTGA
- the glyQ gene encoding glycine--tRNA ligase subunit alpha, which produces MTQTNPAVHTFQGLILALQSFWAEKGCVILQPYDMEMGAGTFHTATFLRAIGPETWNAAYVQPSRRPTDGRYGDNPNRLQHYYQFQVVLKPNPDDIQELYLESLKHIGVDPLVHDIRFVEDNWESPTLGAWGLGWEVWLNGMEVTQFTYFQQVGGVECYPVTGEITYGLERLAMYLQGVDSVYDLVYSDGQFGKVTYGDVFHQNEVEQSTYNFEHANVDKMFELFDFYESEANRLITAELPLPAYEMVIKASHTFNLLDARRAISVTERQRYILRVRGLSRAIAQSYLQARAKLGFPMATPELRDEVLAKLKEAE; this is translated from the coding sequence GTGACTCAAACCAATCCAGCCGTCCATACCTTTCAAGGACTTATCCTTGCCCTGCAAAGCTTCTGGGCAGAGAAGGGCTGCGTGATTCTGCAGCCCTACGATATGGAGATGGGTGCGGGGACATTCCATACCGCGACTTTCCTGCGCGCTATCGGCCCCGAGACCTGGAATGCAGCCTACGTTCAGCCCAGCCGCCGGCCAACTGACGGGCGCTATGGAGACAACCCGAACCGCCTTCAGCATTACTATCAGTTCCAGGTGGTGCTCAAGCCCAATCCGGATGACATCCAGGAGCTCTATCTCGAATCCTTGAAGCACATCGGCGTGGATCCGCTGGTTCACGACATCCGTTTCGTCGAGGACAACTGGGAATCTCCTACGCTTGGCGCCTGGGGTCTGGGTTGGGAGGTCTGGCTCAACGGTATGGAAGTCACCCAGTTCACCTATTTTCAACAGGTAGGTGGTGTCGAGTGTTACCCGGTTACCGGCGAGATCACCTACGGCCTCGAGCGGCTGGCAATGTATCTGCAGGGCGTGGACTCGGTGTATGACCTGGTGTACTCCGATGGTCAGTTCGGCAAGGTGACCTATGGCGATGTGTTCCACCAGAACGAGGTAGAGCAATCGACCTACAACTTCGAGCACGCCAACGTCGACAAGATGTTCGAGCTGTTTGATTTCTACGAGAGCGAAGCCAACCGTTTGATCACCGCCGAACTGCCGCTTCCGGCGTACGAGATGGTCATCAAGGCATCCCATACGTTCAACCTGCTGGACGCCCGTCGCGCCATCTCTGTCACCGAACGTCAGCGCTACATTCTGCGCGTGCGCGGGCTGTCCCGCGCCATCGCCCAAAGCTATCTGCAGGCCCGGGCGAAACTCGGATTTCCCATGGCCACTCCCGAATTGCGTGATGAAGTACTGGCCAAACTGAAGGAGGCCGAATGA
- the gmhB gene encoding D-glycero-beta-D-manno-heptose 1,7-bisphosphate 7-phosphatase produces the protein MKLIILDRDGVINQDSDDFVKSLDEWIPLPGSIDAIAALSRAGWTVAVATNQSGLARGYFNQATLEAMHQHLQDLVAQQGGRVDLIVHCPHGPDDNCACRKPLSGLFENIAAHFQVPLEGVPTVGDSLRDLQAGVAVGCRPFLVRTGKGATTEQKALPPETLVFDDLAAVAAYLLED, from the coding sequence ATGAAACTGATCATTCTGGACCGCGATGGCGTCATCAATCAGGACTCGGACGATTTCGTCAAATCGCTGGATGAATGGATTCCGTTACCCGGCTCGATCGACGCGATAGCCGCGCTCAGCCGGGCCGGGTGGACCGTTGCGGTGGCTACCAATCAGTCCGGCTTGGCGCGCGGCTATTTCAACCAGGCAACACTTGAAGCCATGCACCAGCATCTGCAGGACCTGGTCGCCCAGCAGGGCGGCCGGGTTGACCTTATCGTGCACTGTCCCCATGGGCCGGATGATAACTGCGCCTGCCGAAAACCCCTCTCAGGTTTGTTCGAAAACATCGCTGCGCATTTTCAGGTGCCGCTGGAGGGCGTTCCCACTGTTGGTGACAGCCTGCGGGATCTACAGGCAGGCGTAGCGGTAGGTTGTCGGCCTTTCCTGGTCCGGACCGGAAAGGGCGCCACGACCGAACAAAAGGCGCTGCCGCCTGAAACACTGGTATTTGATGATCTGGCCGCCGTGGCCGCTTACTTGCTGGAAGACTGA